CATTTAGCATGTCCACGCCTCGAACATGCAAGTCAACGCCCTCGCGGCGACGCAGCTCTACGACTGTGATGCCAATCGGATTCGGACGTTGCGGCGACCGCGTCGCAAATACACCGTGCGGCCGGTTGTCTGATGGCGGCGTACCCAACAATTCGAACCCGTGGGAGCGATCGAATTCCCAAATCACGATGAGATGCGAAAAGCCCTCGATGTCGGTGAGACCCGCCTCAA
The Terriglobales bacterium DNA segment above includes these coding regions:
- the tsaA gene encoding tRNA (N6-threonylcarbamoyladenosine(37)-N6)-methyltransferase TrmO, translated to MFTSQPIGFVSSPFKDTSQVPKGLGAKHEADGVLKILPDFEAGLTDIEGFSHLIVIWEFDRSHGFELLGTPPSDNRPHGVFATRSPQRPNPIGITVVELRRREGVDLHVRGVDMLNGTPILDIKPYLSNIPPEKLRRGWLAEAEARQK